CTCCTGGCCAGCCTGCAGGAAACCGTCAGCCGGCTCCAGCGCGATGACGACGCCCAGGTGCTGCGCATCAGCACCACCCATTCCTTCGCCATGAAGTGGCTGGTCCCGCGGCTGCACCGCTTCACGCAGCAGTTTCCACAACTGGATATCCGGATTGAATCGACCGACCGCGCAGCCAACCTCGACGATGGCAGCTGCGATGTCGCGCTGCGTTACGCGCCGGCCGCATCGCTGCCACCGGCGGATCTGATCCATCCTGAAATGGCCGTGGTCGTCTACAGTCCGACCCTGCCCGGCCTCCCGCGGCGGAAATCCCGCCCCGAGCTGGCCGACCTGGCGCGACACCCGCTCCTGTTCGAAGGCACGCCGCAGCGCTGGCAGTCGCTGCTGGCTGCCCAGGGCGTCCGGCGCAGTCACCTGGACTTCTCGCGCAGCTACAGTCATTCCGGCCTCCTGGTACAGGCCGCCGTGGCGGGGCATGGCGTTGCCCTGGTGCCGTACTCGCTGGCTTTCGAAGACCTGGCGCAGGGGCGCCTGCTCCGGGCCGCCGCGGCCCCCGTGCCGATGACGTACGCCTATTTCCTGCTCTGCGGAACAGGTCGGCGCGGGCTACCAAAAGTGCAGCAATTCAGCCAGTGGATCCGTCACGAGATTGCCCTGATGACGCACCAGTTCGACGCCGGCCTGTAGCTGGAGGCACCTCACGTCGTCGGCGTTCCCGTGACAGTGCCCTCGTGTGCACTGGATGCCTTCGCGTCTGCGGTCGCGGCAGATTCCGGCAGCACACAGCGATAGCCCTTTGCCGACAGGTGATCCAGCACCGCCGCAATCGCCTCGACACTGCGCCCGTGGGGTGAACGCTCGTGCATCAGGAGGATGGCGCCAGGAGCCAGCCGGCGGTCGAGGCGGACGATGACTTCCTGCGGGTCGGCGCAGCGGGTGTCGAACGCGCGAGCGGACCAGGCCACACGCGCCAGTCCGTGTCGGCGCAACACGGCGGCGACAAACGGATTGGCCATGCCGACGACGGCGCGAAACCAACGCGGACGCTGTCCCGTCAGGTGCGCCAGGGTGTCCTGCGCCAGGCCGATCTGGTGGGCAATCGCCCAGGGTGGCAAGGCCCAGAAAACCCGCTCCGGGTGGTCGTAGCTGTGATTGCCAACGAGGTGGCCGCGGTGGACTATTTCACGCAACACGTCCGGTCGCGCCGCGGCGCGCTCGCCCACGACGAAGAATCCCGCCTTGGCGGCGTGGCGATCGAGCAGGTCGAGAATGGCCAGCGTGTCGTCGGAGGGACCATCGTCGATCGTCAGCCATACCACCCGCTCGTCCGTGGGCAACCGGCACAGGACCGGACTGAGCATGCGCGACGTCGGCCACAGCGTGCCCCAGAACAGCAACCCCTGTGCGGACAGCAGGACCGCGGTGCCTGCCAGCCACTGCCCGACGACGATCATGCATATGCCAGCCAGGTGCGTCGCCGCGAGGAACGCCAGCCAGGCATGCGGAAACCGCGGAACGCGGTGCAGACTCACCGCCTTGTCCCGGTGGACGGTATCAGCGGCGTGGCCAGATTGTTCCATTGCATCAGCGGTCAGCCTGCTCGCGTTTCCAGGCCTGCCATCGTATCGCAAG
This genomic stretch from Tahibacter amnicola harbors:
- a CDS encoding LysR substrate-binding domain-containing protein — its product is MAGALRTLSGLIDFECAARWKSFRLAARELHKTAAGVSQQIKQLETALGFALFTRKARGVVLTEKGRALAQTLTPLLASLQETVSRLQRDDDAQVLRISTTHSFAMKWLVPRLHRFTQQFPQLDIRIESTDRAANLDDGSCDVALRYAPAASLPPADLIHPEMAVVVYSPTLPGLPRRKSRPELADLARHPLLFEGTPQRWQSLLAAQGVRRSHLDFSRSYSHSGLLVQAAVAGHGVALVPYSLAFEDLAQGRLLRAAAAPVPMTYAYFLLCGTGRRGLPKVQQFSQWIRHEIALMTHQFDAGL
- a CDS encoding polysaccharide deacetylase family protein, giving the protein MEQSGHAADTVHRDKAVSLHRVPRFPHAWLAFLAATHLAGICMIVVGQWLAGTAVLLSAQGLLFWGTLWPTSRMLSPVLCRLPTDERVVWLTIDDGPSDDTLAILDLLDRHAAKAGFFVVGERAAARPDVLREIVHRGHLVGNHSYDHPERVFWALPPWAIAHQIGLAQDTLAHLTGQRPRWFRAVVGMANPFVAAVLRRHGLARVAWSARAFDTRCADPQEVIVRLDRRLAPGAILLMHERSPHGRSVEAIAAVLDHLSAKGYRCVLPESAATADAKASSAHEGTVTGTPTT